CACTTCGCGAAAGGCCAGACGATCGGCATCGTAGAGATCGGGCGCCGACTCGACGTCGTCCAGCACCGTGGCAAGGGTGGCAAAGCGGGTGGACGCCTTGGAGGCCAGCACGGTCTCGAATCGTGCAGCAATACGCTCGCGCTGCTCCAGGTTCTCATGGAACAACTGCTGGCCCACGCTGCTGGAGGTGGCACGGTCGCGCGGCGATTGCGCGGCCTCATCGGCCAGCAACACGATGATGCGGCGATGCCGGTCCAGCTGTTCGCGCAACTGCGCGATCAGGACGCGCGCATCTTCGGCAGCGGGATCGTTTTGCGCGGCCGGCGTGGCGGATGCGGCCGGCTTGGCAGCCTCCTGCCCATCGCGCCCGTCCTGCGGTTTGCCGCAGCCAGCCAGCAGCAACAGCCCCAGACAACTGGCGCACAGCAACAGGCGGTGCAGCGGCAAAGACATCACGAACGCATCCTTGGCAATGGTCAGCACGTGCGGTGGTGCACTGCGGGGGCACATGTACAAAGCCCGCCTTGCGGCGGGCCTTGTTCCACTTACTTGGCGTTGGCCTGGATGATCTTGCTCGGCTTCTCGCCGTGCTGGCGGATCATCCACCACTGGATCAGCAGACCCAGGCCACCGTTGACCACCCAGTACAGCACCAGGCCGGCCGGCATGAAGGCCATCATGACGCCGAACACCAGCGGCATGAACTGCATCATCTTGGCCTGCATCGGGTCCATGCCCGGGGTCGGGGTCAGCTTCTGCGTCGCCCACATGATGGCGATGTTGAGCACCGGCAGGATGAAGTACGGATCGCGCGCGGTCAGGTCCTGGATCCAGCCCAGCCACGGCGCCTGGCGCAGTTCCACCGATTCCACCAACACCCAGTACAGCGCGAAGAAGATCGGCATCTGGATCAGCAGCGGCAGGCAGCCACCCATCGGGTTGATCTTTTCCTTCTTGAACAGCTCCATCGTCGCCTGCTGGTACTTCTGGCGGTCGTCGCCGTAGCGCTCCTTCAACTGCGCCAGGCGCGGCTGGAAGCGGCGCATCTTGGCACCGGACTTGTACTGCGCGGCCGACAGCGGATACAGCGCCAGGCGCAACAGCACCACCAGGCCAATGATCGCCCAGCCCCAGTTGTGCAGGAAGCTGTGCAGATGGCTCAGCACCCAGAACAGGCCCTGGCCGATGATGGCCATGATCGAGAAGCGGCTGTAGTCGACCACGCGGTCCAGGCCCTTCACGTCTTCCTTGGCGAGCAGGCTGACCAGCTTCGGGCCCACCCACAGGCGCGCCTCGGTGCTGGCACTCTGGCCCGGTGCCACGGTGAAGGCTGGGCCACGCAGCTCGGCCACGTCACGCGGGCCATCCTGCGCCAACACGTACAGCGAGGCCTGGTCCTTCTGCGGGATCCACGCGGTGAAGAAGTGATGCTGCAGCAGGGCCACCCAGCCGCCGGTGATCTGGCGATTCAGGCCACCGTCGTCCATGTAGTCCTTGAACGCCCGGCGCTCATACCCTTCCTGCGGGCTGTACCAGGTCGCGCCGTTGAAGCTGAAGGAATCCGGGTTGGTCATGCCGCGGCTGAGGATGGTCGGCACCCGGCT
The nucleotide sequence above comes from Xanthomonas campestris pv. campestris str. ATCC 33913. Encoded proteins:
- the yidC gene encoding membrane protein insertase YidC; amino-acid sequence: MNQTRVFLIFAWLMVAALLWMEWGKDKAAANAPTPIASQAVPAARDPDAAAPAANVPSAQAIPQAGSPAAVPATSTTTATPATTGAAPAITLTSDVLRLKLDGRSVLDAELLQFPQTKDGTEPVKLLTEDAAHPYNATSGWASERSPVPGVGGFRAEQPGTTFELAKGQNTLVVPFVWNGPNGVSIRRIFTLQRGSYAISIKDEVINKSDAAWNGYVFRKLSRVPTILSRGMTNPDSFSFNGATWYSPQEGYERRAFKDYMDDGGLNRQITGGWVALLQHHFFTAWIPQKDQASLYVLAQDGPRDVAELRGPAFTVAPGQSASTEARLWVGPKLVSLLAKEDVKGLDRVVDYSRFSIMAIIGQGLFWVLSHLHSFLHNWGWAIIGLVVLLRLALYPLSAAQYKSGAKMRRFQPRLAQLKERYGDDRQKYQQATMELFKKEKINPMGGCLPLLIQMPIFFALYWVLVESVELRQAPWLGWIQDLTARDPYFILPVLNIAIMWATQKLTPTPGMDPMQAKMMQFMPLVFGVMMAFMPAGLVLYWVVNGGLGLLIQWWMIRQHGEKPSKIIQANAK